In Stigmatopora argus isolate UIUO_Sarg chromosome 10, RoL_Sarg_1.0, whole genome shotgun sequence, the following proteins share a genomic window:
- the axl gene encoding tyrosine-protein kinase receptor UFO, which translates to MPVLGTDRWIVHSTLRIKSVQLSDMGTYQCAADLGSRQILSTEGSILLEGLPHFSEEPQHTTVVANRSFALRCVAHGPPEPVRVIWLRDGAPLNGVDDPVALSPSTLNITGLNRTSSFSCEAQNRKGVAASGSGTVTVLPAAPNRLRAANVTPTGLLLSWQPGFGGVYPVVRCTLQVKILDETFDDPDELILNQNVNVPPSEYQLDGLEPHSRYAARVACHSSQGPSTWTPWMETRTAEGVPDNPPANVTAVANDTSVLLFWEEPPGKLNGDLVGYLVEFSTPSTKQFVADAGLDTELSINVTLPLSNVTFRVCAYTGAGLGPWSPTQTLMLVSPEFRGLSSPTTFSWHWWYVVMALTGAVALGALMTVYIAKLRRKETRFGDVFEPMMQSGELVVRYRARRSYSRRSTEATLNSLGISDELRQKLQDVMVDRHKLTLGKTLGEGEFGSVMEGQLMQEDSVLRVAVKTMKIAICTRSEMEDFLREATCMKEFDHANVMRLLGVCLQTVESEGFPSPVVILPYMKHGDLHTYLLYSRLGDCPVYLPSQMLVRFMTDIARGMEYLSDQNFIHRDLAARNCMLNENMNVCVADFGLSKKIYNGDYYRQGRISKMPVKWIAIESLADRVYTTKSDVWSFGVTMWEIATRGQTPYPGVENSEIYDYLRQGNRLKQPPDCLDNIYALMFSCWLLSPKDRPSFECLRHELEKSLDELPDPQDPDEILYVNMDESSSEGGAVGGREPAGSSSPLGLKRLELTAAEVHRPNRYVLCPQHESGRAAAADSLESLDASAADTLPLRRHGERAADTLPLRCRGEPAGNPDTDLPDEREVGRKVPWQ; encoded by the exons ATGCCGGTGTTGGGAACGGACCGCTGGATCGTACATAGCACCCTCAG GATTAAAAGCGTCCAGCTTTCCGACATGGGCACCTATCAGTGCGCGGCCGACCTGGGGAGCCGTCAGATTTTGTCAACGGAAGGCAGCATCCTGCTGGAAG GTCTCCCTCACTTCTCTGAAGAGCCGCAGCACACGACGGTGGTGGCCAACCGGAGCTTCGCCCTGCGCTgcgtggcccacgggccgccggAACCGGTCCGCGTCATCTGGTTGCGAGACGGCGCTCCTCTCAACGGCGTCGACGACCCCGTGGCGCTATCGCCCTCCACGCTCAACATCACAG GTTTGAACCGGACCAGCAGTTTCTCCTGCGAGGCCCAGAACCGCAAGGGTGTGGCCGCTTCCGGATCCGGAACCGTCACCG TGCTGCCGGCCGCCCCAAACCGCCTCCGAGCCGCCAACGTCACCCCCACCGGTCTCCTCCTGTCCTGGCAACCGGGCTTCGGCGGCGTTTACCCGGTCGTCCGCTGCACCCTTCAG GTGAAAATTCTGGACGAAACCTTCGACGATCCGGATGAGTTGATCCTCAACCAGAACGTGAACGTCCCTCCGTCCGAGTACCAATTGGACGGCTTGGAACCGCACAGCCGCTACGCCGCCAGAGTGGCCTGCCACAGCAGCCAGGGGCCGTCAACATGGACGCCCTGGATGGAAACGCGTACGGCGGAAGGCG TTCCCGACAACCCGCCTGCTAACGTGACGGCGGTGGCCAACGACACCAGCGTGCTCCTCTTCTGGGAAGAACCTCCAGGGAAGCTCAACGGGGACCTCGTAGGCTACTTGGTGGAGTTCAGCACGCCATCCACAAAGCAG TTCGTAGCCGATGCCGGATTGGACACGGAACTGTCAATCAACGTGACCCTCCCGCTCTCTAACGTGACCTTCAGGGTGTGCGCCTACACGGGGGCGGGCCTTGGGCCCTGGAGCCCCACTCAGACTCTGATGCTCGTCTCTccag AATTTCGGG GTCTGTCGTCTCCGACGACTTTTTCCTGGCACTGGTGGTACGTGGTGATGGCCTTGACGGGCGCCGTGGCCCTCGGGGCGCTCATGACGGTCTACATAGCCAAACTGAGGCGCAAGGAGACCCGATTCGG TGACGTGTTCGAGCCCATGATGCAGAGCGGGGAGCTGGTGGTCCGCTACAGAGCACGCCGATCGTACAGCCGCCGTAGCACCGAGGCCACGC TGAACAGTCTGGGCATCAGTGACGAGTTGAGGCAGAAGCTGCAAGACGTCATGGTGGACCGACATAAACTCACGCTGGGGAAGACGTTGGGCGAAG GGGAATTTGGATCCGTCATGGAAGGCCAGCTCATGCAAGAAGACTCAGTTCTTCGCGTGGCCGTCAAAACCATGAAAA TCGCCATTTGCACGCGCTCCGAAATGGAGGACTTTTTGCGCGAAGCAACCTGCATGAAAGAGTTCGACCACGCTAACGTCATGAGACTTCTGG GCGTGTGTCTCCAAACGGTTGAGAGCGAAGGCTTCCCGTCGCCCGTGGTCATCCTCCCCTACATGAAACACGGAGACCTCCATACTTATCTGCTTTATTCGCGGCTTGGAGATTGTCCAGTA TATTTGCCCTCGCAGATGTTGGTGCGCTTCATGACCGACATCGCCCGTGGGATGGAATACCTCAGTGACCAGAACTTCATCCACAGAGACCTGGCCGCACGCAACTGCAT GCTGAACGAGAACATGAACGTGTGCGTGGCCGACTTCGGGCTGTCCAAGAAGATCTACAACGGCGACTACTACCGGCAGGGGCGCATCTCCAAGATGCCGGTCAAGTGGATCGCCATCGAGAGCTTAGCCGACCGAGTCTACACCACCAAGAGCGACGTG TGGTCCTTCGGGGTCACCATGTGGGAGATCGCCACCAGGGGGCAGACGCCCTACCCCGGCGTGGAGAATAGCGAGATCTACGATTATCTGAGGCAGGGGAATCGGCTCAAGCAGCCGCCGGACTGCCTGGATAACAT CTACGCTCTGATGTTCTCCTGCTGGCTCCTGAGCCCCAAAGACCGTCCATCCTTCGAATGTCTCCGCCACGAGCTGGAAAAATCCCTGGACGAGCTTCCGGACCCCCAAGACCCGGACGAGATCCTCTACGTCAACATGGACGAGTCTTCCTCGGAAGGCGGCGCCGTGGGCGGCCGCGAGCCGGCGGGGAGCTCCTCCCCCTTGGGCCTCAAGCGTCTGGAGTTGACGGCGGCCGAGGTGCACCGCCCCAACCGCTACGTCTTGTGCCCGCAGCACGAAAGCGgacgggcggcggcggccgacTCCCTGGAGAGTCTGGACGCCTCGGCGGCCGACACGCTGCCGCTGCGACGCCACGGCGAGCGGGCGGCCGATACTTTGCCGCTGAGATGCCGCGGCGAGCCGGCGGGCAACCCCGACACGGATCTGCCGGACGAGCGCGAAGTGGGCCGCAAGGTGCCGTGGCAGTGA